One window from the genome of Phycisphaerales bacterium encodes:
- a CDS encoding ankyrin repeat domain-containing protein: protein MPGFLPSRLAFLSALLLVLGALSSIGVAAGDAILDKPSLARWNPLGWSSSHRYSWQRWNVAEFRGLASVALHRSRPSGRNEILSSVVEETPWWCPVISPSIDRSCDFGHGWPAPALRVSWPDPANPFVSADDAIDAGIIVEPVRLPWIHDPPPGAAGVVWQPTREHATLLTRSAMPLRLVPVGLLIDSLVHAGVWLGLMIVLSLPMVIRRGLRRRGEACISCSYLMRGAVSDRCPECGWDQRERWPWPSRTHLRAVIGLIAISCLVLVALAILTSIRAVRLDPIFVAAGRGDVQCVQQLLAAGISPDCRTPDSIVQVPWPEDSTPLMWAAAHDEREVMEVLLAAGANINAGDGNNSALDVAVRHGSLETVQFMLQRAAILNRNKAILDAADYGSTEILAFLVEMDQDPTSSVAFARALQSAAASGRLDNLQYLLSRIANSGLEDAQSLLQPALLMAVSCHQREAAQLLLENGTRLESMDQSALWDAAARTGADIVQLLLEYGADANCALESVHGPTPLWAAVSCSNDPVVRLLLRSGADPLVTDEQGRSLLFAVDWDAATDDLVKLLLSAGLNLDHQTESGATILMVESLSVSERAVGRLLAFGADPLMQDHLQRSSLDFVRMARSLEQKRSPFFDPTPYDAVERLLNEVISSRDP from the coding sequence ATGCCCGGATTTCTTCCGTCTCGCCTGGCTTTTCTTTCCGCCCTGCTCCTGGTGCTGGGCGCACTCTCATCCATCGGCGTCGCTGCCGGGGACGCCATTCTTGACAAGCCGAGTCTGGCTCGGTGGAATCCACTAGGGTGGTCGAGTTCGCATCGGTATTCATGGCAGCGCTGGAACGTCGCCGAGTTCCGCGGGCTTGCCTCCGTCGCGCTGCATCGCAGCCGGCCGTCTGGTCGTAATGAGATTCTCTCGTCGGTGGTGGAAGAGACGCCGTGGTGGTGCCCGGTGATCAGTCCGAGCATTGACCGGTCGTGCGATTTTGGGCATGGATGGCCGGCGCCGGCGCTGCGTGTCTCCTGGCCGGATCCTGCCAATCCGTTTGTCTCGGCCGATGATGCCATTGACGCGGGCATCATTGTGGAGCCTGTGCGGCTGCCGTGGATCCATGACCCGCCGCCCGGCGCCGCCGGAGTGGTTTGGCAACCCACCCGGGAGCACGCAACGCTTCTCACGCGCTCGGCCATGCCGTTGCGGCTGGTGCCTGTCGGTTTGCTCATCGATTCGCTGGTGCATGCAGGCGTGTGGCTGGGGCTGATGATCGTGCTTTCGCTTCCGATGGTCATCCGGCGCGGCCTGCGGCGACGAGGAGAGGCGTGCATCTCATGCAGCTATCTGATGCGCGGGGCGGTCTCAGATCGTTGTCCGGAATGCGGGTGGGATCAGCGGGAGCGCTGGCCGTGGCCCTCGCGCACGCACCTGAGAGCCGTAATAGGGCTCATTGCCATCTCGTGTCTTGTGCTGGTGGCACTGGCGATCCTCACCTCCATCCGCGCGGTGCGGCTGGATCCCATCTTCGTCGCAGCGGGAAGGGGCGATGTCCAATGTGTGCAACAGCTGCTTGCGGCGGGCATTTCGCCCGACTGTCGGACGCCCGACTCAATCGTTCAGGTTCCATGGCCTGAAGACTCGACGCCGCTCATGTGGGCGGCAGCACACGATGAACGCGAGGTCATGGAGGTACTGCTCGCAGCAGGCGCGAATATCAATGCGGGGGATGGCAACAACTCCGCTCTCGACGTCGCAGTTCGTCACGGCTCACTCGAAACGGTGCAGTTCATGCTTCAGCGCGCAGCGATTCTCAATCGCAACAAGGCGATTCTCGACGCCGCAGACTACGGCTCGACGGAAATACTCGCGTTCCTGGTTGAGATGGACCAGGATCCAACCAGCAGCGTGGCGTTCGCAAGAGCCCTCCAGAGCGCCGCTGCCAGCGGGAGGTTGGATAATCTCCAGTATCTTCTTTCCCGCATAGCGAATTCTGGTTTGGAAGACGCGCAGTCTCTCCTGCAACCCGCGTTGCTCATGGCCGTCAGTTGCCACCAGCGTGAAGCGGCGCAGTTGCTGCTCGAAAACGGAACCCGTCTCGAATCCATGGACCAGTCGGCACTCTGGGACGCTGCTGCTCGAACCGGCGCGGACATCGTGCAACTTCTGCTCGAATACGGCGCCGATGCGAACTGCGCGTTGGAGAGCGTGCATGGGCCCACCCCGCTCTGGGCGGCAGTCAGCTGTTCCAATGATCCGGTCGTCCGTCTGCTGCTGCGATCCGGCGCCGATCCGCTGGTCACGGACGAGCAGGGGCGAAGTCTGCTGTTTGCTGTCGATTGGGATGCAGCGACTGACGATCTCGTCAAACTGCTCCTGAGCGCGGGTCTCAACCTCGACCACCAAACCGAGAGCGGAGCGACCATTCTAATGGTGGAATCTCTCAGCGTCAGCGAGCGGGCGGTCGGCCGCCTGCTCGCCTTCGGGGCCGATCCGCTGATGCAGGATCATCTTCAGCGGTCTTCACTCGACTTTGTCAGGATGGCGCGCTCGCTTGAACAGAAGCGGTCTCCGTTCTTCGACCCAACTCCCTATGACGCCGTCGAGCGGCTTCTCAACGAGGTGATCTCATCGCGCGATCCGTAG
- the dprA gene encoding DNA-protecting protein DprA, giving the protein MTESDDHHAGIRAMLRLSMTPGIGPILIARLRERFGSAQAILEAPLTHLQQVQGISAEKARAIQRGVDEGEIDVELAEAEARGVAAVSIDDAAYPPLLKQIPDPPPVIYVRGSIAPTDVYSIAIVGTRNCSAYGRDQAGRLASALATRGLAIISGGARGIDTEAHRGAMRGGGRTLIVMGCGLSHHYPPENESLFESVVAEGRGALISEFPMRLGPSKENFPRRNRIISGLSLGTLVIEAGERSGALITARLACEEHHREVFAIPGNVDSPRASGCHKIIREGWAKLVTGAADILESLEGSEHLVAGAMQQAGIDNRDSLFATPADSHAPTKVKSTPIGELNLTPSQQKILAALDGQPVELDELSARTGLAIHALQADLTMLQIRGLVARAGLSAVERRR; this is encoded by the coding sequence ATGACGGAATCCGATGATCATCACGCCGGCATCCGCGCCATGCTGCGCCTGAGCATGACGCCGGGAATCGGGCCGATTCTCATTGCGCGGCTGCGCGAGCGCTTCGGCTCGGCGCAGGCCATCCTGGAAGCCCCGCTCACCCACCTCCAGCAGGTGCAGGGCATCAGTGCCGAGAAGGCCAGAGCGATTCAGCGCGGCGTGGATGAGGGCGAAATCGACGTCGAGCTGGCCGAGGCCGAGGCGCGCGGGGTCGCGGCAGTGAGCATTGACGATGCGGCCTACCCGCCGCTGCTCAAGCAGATTCCCGACCCGCCGCCGGTGATCTATGTACGCGGCTCGATCGCGCCGACCGACGTGTACTCCATCGCGATCGTCGGCACGCGCAACTGTTCGGCCTACGGGCGCGATCAGGCCGGGCGACTGGCGTCAGCGCTGGCGACGCGCGGCCTCGCGATCATCTCCGGCGGTGCGCGCGGCATCGACACCGAAGCCCACCGTGGCGCGATGCGCGGCGGCGGGCGCACGCTCATCGTCATGGGTTGCGGCTTGTCTCACCATTACCCGCCCGAGAACGAGTCGCTGTTTGAGTCGGTCGTCGCCGAGGGCCGCGGTGCGCTCATCAGCGAGTTTCCCATGCGCCTGGGCCCGAGCAAGGAGAACTTCCCGCGCCGCAACCGCATCATCTCGGGCTTGTCTCTGGGCACGCTGGTCATCGAAGCGGGCGAGCGCAGCGGCGCTCTCATCACGGCGCGTCTCGCCTGCGAGGAGCATCATCGCGAAGTGTTCGCCATACCCGGCAACGTCGATTCGCCGCGCGCTTCGGGCTGCCACAAGATAATCCGCGAAGGCTGGGCGAAACTCGTTACCGGCGCTGCGGACATTCTCGAATCGCTCGAGGGCAGCGAGCACCTCGTGGCCGGAGCGATGCAGCAGGCGGGGATCGATAATCGCGATTCTCTCTTCGCCACGCCGGCTGATTCCCATGCGCCGACCAAGGTGAAATCAACCCCGATCGGCGAACTCAACCTCACGCCGAGTCAGCAGAAGATACTCGCGGCGCTCGACGGCCAGCCCGTGGAACTCGATGAACTCTCCGCGCGCACAGGCCTCGCGATCCACGCCCTGCAGGCGGACCTGACGATGCTGCAGATCCGCGGCCTGGTGGCCAGGGCGGGACTGAGCGCTGTCGAACGGCGGCGGTAG
- a CDS encoding 2,3-bisphosphoglycerate-independent phosphoglycerate mutase, producing the protein MTSLQPVNTPLVLLIRDGWGENPNREHDSFNAVRLARTPVAERLMAEYPTTLIHTSGEDVGVPEGTTGNSEVGHQNLGAGRIVNQDSVRISQAIRDESFFTNEVFLHATERIRQSGRHHLHLLGICSDAGVHGRLEHLYALFELCRREGLRPESVCVHLFTDGRDTGPFTGVHFVEQVEGRLAEIGVGRVASVMGRYWAMDRDNRWERIRRAWDCLTWSADSTGPAPPRAKRASDAVQEHYDHPPDEQMRGDEFVTPTMVGASDEDAMSGRIDPGDIVIFYNYRGDRPRQLVRALAMPEFHGHVRPSPDTGQCGFNRTGDSDDQRNVHVITMCEYEKELNQWVKVAYPKPPRLHDIVGEYLSRLGLTQFRCAETEKYAHVTFFFNDYRDEPFEGEHRQIIQSPRVSTYDQQPEMSAAGVRDAVLARLAAEDCEDFLIVNFANADMVGHTGKLDAAIRAVETVDACVGAIVDAALRRGGSLIVTADHGNAEQMFDPATMGPHTAHTMYDVPLIIVGEGFKGRVLRTGGRLADVMPTAFDMTGIDVPAAMTGRSLLE; encoded by the coding sequence ATGACAAGCCTCCAGCCCGTCAATACGCCGTTGGTTCTTCTCATTCGCGACGGCTGGGGCGAGAACCCCAACCGCGAGCACGACTCGTTCAATGCCGTGCGCCTGGCGCGCACCCCCGTGGCCGAACGGCTCATGGCCGAATACCCGACAACGCTCATCCACACGAGCGGCGAAGACGTCGGCGTGCCCGAGGGCACGACCGGCAACAGCGAAGTGGGCCACCAGAACCTCGGCGCCGGGCGCATTGTCAACCAGGATTCCGTCCGCATCAGCCAGGCGATCCGTGACGAGTCGTTCTTCACCAACGAAGTCTTCCTTCACGCGACGGAGCGCATCAGGCAGTCCGGCCGGCATCACCTGCACCTGCTGGGCATCTGCTCGGACGCCGGCGTGCACGGCCGCCTCGAGCACCTCTATGCGCTGTTCGAACTCTGTCGCCGCGAAGGCCTGCGGCCCGAGTCGGTCTGCGTGCACCTGTTCACCGACGGGCGCGACACCGGGCCGTTCACCGGCGTGCATTTCGTCGAGCAGGTGGAAGGCCGGCTCGCGGAGATCGGCGTGGGGCGCGTCGCGTCGGTGATGGGGCGCTACTGGGCGATGGACCGCGACAACCGCTGGGAGCGCATCCGCCGCGCATGGGACTGCCTGACGTGGAGCGCCGACTCGACGGGTCCCGCGCCGCCTCGCGCCAAGCGAGCCAGCGACGCTGTCCAGGAGCACTACGACCATCCACCCGACGAGCAGATGCGCGGCGACGAGTTTGTTACGCCCACCATGGTCGGCGCGAGCGACGAAGACGCCATGTCCGGCCGCATCGATCCCGGCGACATCGTCATCTTCTACAACTACCGCGGCGACCGGCCGCGCCAACTCGTCCGCGCCCTGGCCATGCCCGAATTCCATGGCCATGTCAGGCCCTCACCCGACACCGGGCAGTGCGGCTTCAATCGCACCGGCGACAGCGATGACCAGCGCAACGTGCACGTCATCACCATGTGCGAATACGAAAAGGAACTCAACCAGTGGGTGAAGGTGGCTTATCCCAAGCCGCCGCGGCTGCACGACATCGTCGGCGAATACCTCTCGCGCCTCGGCCTCACCCAGTTCCGCTGCGCTGAGACGGAGAAGTACGCGCACGTGACGTTCTTCTTCAACGACTATCGCGATGAGCCCTTCGAAGGCGAGCATCGGCAGATCATCCAGAGCCCGAGAGTCTCGACCTATGACCAGCAGCCGGAGATGAGCGCCGCGGGCGTGCGCGACGCGGTGCTGGCGCGGCTGGCGGCGGAAGACTGCGAGGATTTTCTCATCGTCAACTTCGCCAACGCCGACATGGTGGGCCACACGGGCAAACTCGACGCGGCTATCAGGGCCGTCGAGACCGTCGACGCCTGCGTCGGCGCGATCGTCGACGCGGCGCTGCGGCGTGGCGGTTCGCTCATCGTCACGGCCGACCACGGCAACGCCGAGCAGATGTTCGACCCCGCCACCATGGGGCCGCACACGGCGCACACGATGTACGACGTGCCGCTCATCATCGTCGGCGAGGGATTCAAGGGGCGCGTTCTGCGCACCGGCGGACGACTCGCCGATGTCATGCCCACGGCTTTTGACATGACCGGCATCGATGTTCCCGCCGCGATGACGGGGCGCTCGCTGCTCGAATAG
- a CDS encoding MMPL family transporter: MHERVRDELLGWLGRFVIRRRVPVLLAALLLVAGSVWLALARLTMQTDRSFLVSPDLTWNAAYLAYKEEFPRWGDVIIAVDRGPRARRAQSPEFDRAAMFVRSLAQRLRDDPAVLDVLDGYTFRPQFARLMLTLPEGAYERSLAEFRSSRVVLESTSIVDLLRATLTGLSRAAQPASATGSLEGLSNLLRSIDRAMDDPAAPLFASAGGWRPLESDSGRYLLLSAALRREGASVSGLSEGIAAIRRHMAELQSTRLFAGIEAAVTGVGAIENDETAQSMADSTFTSVLAFALIALLLVIVFRGVVVPICAALTLLSAVAWSFGWATLVVGHLQVLSVVFTVILLGLGIDFALHLTARLELTREEHEDLGDVLSRVYRGIGPGIITGAVTTAASFAVMLLTDFKGVAEMGAIAAGGILLCLIAMLSVYPALLSLRPDWRKSVRHRLGGEDAHFAHGRLDVVDRRPRTVLIIALLLVAAAIPAALRTRYDPNLLNLHPPGVESVIWEHRLTEDSRRSAWIGISIVDSLEQAQRQTLALLQHDEIAAVEGVGSLFHPEREQRREAFVQDMPRDIPSSTDSTAPQAAQLIAQVRGGIEAAAGGDIETGETLDPALREALTQVLAASDDLLERLRGPDAESHWANVAQAWRRDRQTLIETWQAVADPRPQTLDDLPLPLRTLNISPDGRLLLRIQPADRGGSVLDPDRLRAFVSAMRAVDADVLGPAVQIYESTTLISRAYTIATCLAVAAILILLLLDFRSLADSLLALLPVVVGFIGLFAVMGVTDLPLNFANIIVMPFIFGIGVDAGVHIVHRWRDDPTGVPRGLSGGTGRGILLTTLTTVIGFGCMALAQHRGIRGLGITMVIGLTITLIACYTVLPAILRLRTAAEDVHR; the protein is encoded by the coding sequence ATGCATGAGCGGGTGCGCGATGAGCTTCTCGGCTGGCTGGGGCGGTTTGTCATCCGCCGCCGCGTGCCCGTGCTGCTGGCGGCGCTGCTGCTCGTGGCCGGGAGCGTCTGGCTGGCGCTGGCGCGCCTGACCATGCAGACCGACCGCAGCTTTCTCGTTTCACCCGATCTGACGTGGAACGCCGCCTACCTCGCCTATAAAGAGGAGTTTCCGCGCTGGGGCGACGTGATCATCGCCGTCGATCGCGGCCCGCGGGCGCGGCGCGCCCAGTCACCCGAATTCGACCGGGCGGCGATGTTCGTGCGCTCGCTGGCCCAGCGGCTGCGCGACGATCCGGCCGTGCTGGATGTGCTCGACGGCTACACCTTTCGCCCGCAATTCGCCCGGCTCATGCTCACGCTGCCCGAGGGCGCCTACGAGCGGTCGCTGGCGGAGTTCCGCTCATCGCGCGTGGTGCTGGAGTCGACTTCGATCGTCGATCTGCTCCGGGCGACGCTGACGGGTCTCTCCCGCGCCGCCCAGCCGGCCAGCGCAACGGGTTCGCTTGAAGGGCTGAGCAACCTGCTGCGCTCGATCGACCGCGCGATGGATGACCCGGCGGCGCCGCTGTTCGCCTCGGCAGGTGGCTGGCGGCCGCTTGAGAGCGATTCAGGTCGTTACCTGCTGTTGTCGGCGGCGCTGCGACGCGAAGGAGCGTCTGTTTCAGGTCTGAGCGAAGGAATCGCCGCCATCCGCCGGCACATGGCCGAACTGCAATCCACCCGGCTGTTTGCCGGCATCGAGGCCGCCGTGACGGGCGTGGGCGCGATCGAGAACGACGAGACGGCGCAGTCCATGGCCGACTCGACGTTCACTTCCGTCCTCGCCTTCGCGCTGATCGCGCTGCTTCTCGTGATCGTGTTTCGCGGCGTGGTCGTGCCGATCTGCGCCGCCTTGACGCTTCTGAGTGCCGTCGCGTGGAGTTTCGGCTGGGCCACGCTCGTCGTCGGCCACCTGCAGGTGCTCAGCGTGGTGTTCACGGTGATCCTGCTGGGGCTGGGCATCGACTTCGCCCTGCACCTCACCGCGCGCCTCGAACTGACGCGCGAAGAGCACGAAGATCTCGGCGATGTGCTGTCGCGCGTCTATCGCGGCATCGGGCCGGGCATCATCACCGGCGCCGTCACCACTGCGGCGTCATTCGCCGTCATGCTGCTGACTGATTTCAAAGGCGTGGCGGAGATGGGCGCCATCGCGGCGGGGGGCATTCTGCTGTGCCTCATCGCCATGCTCAGCGTTTACCCCGCGCTGCTCTCGCTGCGGCCCGACTGGCGCAAGAGCGTGCGGCACCGGCTGGGTGGAGAGGATGCGCACTTCGCGCACGGGCGACTCGACGTGGTCGATCGCCGGCCGCGCACTGTGCTGATCATCGCGCTGCTGCTCGTCGCCGCCGCAATCCCCGCGGCGCTGCGCACGCGCTACGACCCCAACCTCCTCAATCTCCATCCGCCGGGCGTCGAGAGCGTCATCTGGGAGCACCGCCTGACCGAAGACAGCCGGCGCTCGGCATGGATCGGCATCAGCATCGTCGATTCGCTCGAGCAGGCGCAGCGCCAGACGCTCGCGCTGCTGCAGCATGATGAGATCGCCGCGGTCGAGGGCGTGGGGTCGCTGTTTCACCCGGAGCGCGAGCAGCGGCGAGAAGCGTTTGTGCAGGACATGCCTCGCGACATTCCCTCTTCCACAGATTCGACGGCGCCGCAGGCGGCCCAACTCATCGCGCAGGTGCGCGGCGGCATTGAAGCGGCCGCGGGCGGCGACATCGAAACGGGAGAGACGCTCGACCCGGCGCTGCGCGAAGCGCTCACTCAAGTACTCGCGGCGAGTGATGACCTGCTCGAACGATTGCGCGGGCCGGATGCGGAGAGCCACTGGGCCAACGTCGCGCAGGCGTGGCGGCGCGATCGGCAGACGCTGATCGAAACCTGGCAGGCCGTCGCCGACCCGCGGCCGCAGACGCTCGACGACCTGCCCCTGCCGCTGCGCACGCTCAACATCTCGCCCGACGGGCGGCTGCTGCTGCGCATCCAACCGGCCGATCGCGGCGGCTCGGTGCTCGATCCCGACCGGCTGCGAGCATTCGTCTCGGCGATGCGCGCCGTTGATGCTGATGTGCTCGGGCCGGCCGTGCAGATCTACGAATCGACCACGCTCATCTCGCGCGCCTACACGATTGCCACCTGCCTGGCCGTCGCGGCGATTCTCATCCTGCTGCTGCTCGATTTCCGTTCGCTCGCGGATTCGCTGCTGGCGCTGCTGCCGGTGGTGGTTGGATTCATCGGTCTGTTCGCCGTGATGGGCGTGACGGATCTTCCGCTGAACTTCGCCAACATCATCGTCATGCCGTTCATCTTCGGCATCGGCGTGGATGCGGGCGTGCACATCGTGCACCGCTGGCGCGATGACCCGACCGGTGTGCCGCGCGGACTCTCGGGCGGCACGGGGCGCGGCATCCTGCTCACCACGCTCACGACCGTCATCGGATTCGGCTGCATGGCCCTGGCGCAGCACCGCGGCATCCGCGGCCTGGGCATCACCATGGTCATCGGCCTGACCATCACGCTCATTGCCTGCTACACCGTGCTCCCCGCAATCCTCCGCCTGCGCACCGCCGCCGAGGATGTGCATCGATAA